In one window of Maylandia zebra isolate NMK-2024a unplaced genomic scaffold, Mzebra_GT3a scaffold03, whole genome shotgun sequence DNA:
- the LOC143415760 gene encoding uncharacterized protein LOC143415760 → MEKSQGIYKPIRVLFNTQIYETAVKICWYLPGYKAQVAIMTEFLRLQQEDLIPPNLTAEDLRDLLVEKSRETLREQLWEFELEDFDEEEAKPLLRLVWAVNVSNKMRDVEFEARLLLQFPEAVPPKFQAPKLLSAVKDYVEILKKKQQEQPNSKLLTAQEVVVEVVPRVLQGFWELPPRPLLNMASQSLSILSTSVTKATLDRVSKSLTAMETQAVFTRSIRDDLVDSILTEIRQKFPEEILSIQVANFAPLLLKTIADVARIRICEIFEPPSSPDVKSTNGERSSDGLSVANVPPAEEALSESVAEPDVPCEELLSERASSLSTRDLTIEGALSESVAEPDAPCEEPYGESKSCVEGEDHMINGSCSEIGPVPDVPFEEPFPEPEASMKSEDRQIKKKKKGFFKRLRSLFCCCCRPKVTD, encoded by the exons ATGGAAAAGAGTCAAGGAATCTATAAGCCTATCAGG GTGTTGTTCAACACACAGATTTATGAAACAGCTGTAAAGATCTGCTGGTATCTTCCGGGCTACAAGGCTCAG GTTGCGATAATGACGGAGTTTCTCAGACTTCAGCAGGAAGATCTAATTCCACCGAACCTCACTGCTGAAGATCTGAGAGATCTTTTGGTGGAGAAGAGCAGGGAGACGCTCAGAGAGCA GCTGTGGGAGTTTGAGTTAGAGGATTTTGACGAAGAGGAAGCCAAACCTCTTCTAAGGCTG gTGTGGGCGGTGAACGTCAGCAATAAAATGAGGGACGTTGAATTTGAAGCCAGGTTGCTTCTTCAGTTCCCAGAGGCCGTACCTCCTAAATTTCA AGCACCTAAACTCCTCAGCGCGGTGAAGGATTACGTTGAAATCCTGAAAAAGAAGCAGCAGGAACAGCCTAACAGCAAACTGCTCACCGCGCAGGAGGTAGTGGTCGAGGTAGTTCCCCGCGTTCTCCAGGGCTTCTGGGAGCTTCCTCCTCGTCCCCTCCTAAACATGGCCTCCCAGAGTCTAAGTATCCTCTCCACTAGTGTCACCAAGGCCACTTTAGATCGTGTCTCCAAGAGCCTTACGGCGATGGAAACACAGGCCGTCTTCACCCGCTCTATCCGAGACGATCTGGTTGACAGCATCCTGACGGAGATTAGACAGAAATTTCCTGAAGAAATTCTGTCTATCCAAGTTGCAAACTTTGCACCCCTGTTGCTGAAGACCATTGCTGATGTAGCAAGGATCCGGATATGTGAAATCTTTGAGCCCCCTTCAAGTCCTGATGTGAAGAGCACAAATGGTGAGCGCTCCTCTGACGGCCTTTCAGTGGCAAATGTTCCACCAGCCGAAGAAGCTCTGTCAGAAAGTGTTGCAGAGCCCGACGTTCCCTGTGAGGAACTTCTTTCTGAAAGGGCATCCAGTCTGAGTACTCGAGACCTTACGATCGAAGGAGCTCTGTCAGAAAGTGTTGCAGAGCCCGACGCTCCCTGTGAGGAACCCTATGGCGAGTCCAAATCCTGTGTTGAAGGTGAAGATCATATGATCAACGGATCTTGTTCTGAAATTGGGCCGGTTCCTGATGTTCCCTTTGAGGAACCTTTTCCAGAACCTGAAGCCAGCATGAAGTCCGAAGACCGTCAgatcaagaagaagaaaaagggctTCTTCAAAAGACTGAGAAGTctgttctgctgctgttgcagACCAAAAGTCACCGACTGA